The window GTCTATTTCGCCCCCGCCGGGCAGCGGGGGACCATGGACGCCGCCCGGCGGATCGCGGCGCTCACGCACGGCGACCGGGCCGCCTGGGAGGGCACCGCGATCCTGCACGAGCTCGTCCGCGTCACCCTGGAGGGAGCCGACCCGCTGGCCGCCCTCCCCGCGACCCTCGCCGCGGTGCACCCGGACCACCGCGAGCGCTACGGCCGCGTGCTCGCCCCCGACTGGCATCCGGGGCTGGCCACCGAGTTCAACGGGGCGGTGTGGCCCTGCCTGGGCTCGGCGGTGTGGGCGCTGCGGACCACCACCGGCTTCGCGCAGGCCGTACGGGCCGCCGTGGACCTGGGCGGCGACACCGACACGGTGGCCGCGGTGACGGGGATCCTGGCCGGCGCCCGGTACGGACGGGCCGCGGTGCCCGGGCACTGGACGGCGTCGCTGCACGTGCCGCTGCCCGGGTTCGGGGACCGGGTCCTGGACGCGGACGACCTGTGCACGCTGGCTCAGCGGCTCGCGGCGGCCGGCTCCCGCTGAAGGTCCAGGCACCTCCCCCGGAAGGCCGCGCGCAGCCGCCGGTCGTGGGTGACCAGGACCAGGATGCCGCCGAAGTGGGCGAGGGCGGCCTCCAGTTCCTCCACCACGGCCGGGGCCAGGTGGTTCGTCGGCTCGTCCAGCAGCAGCA is drawn from Streptomyces sp. NBC_01232 and contains these coding sequences:
- a CDS encoding ADP-ribosylglycohydrolase family protein; its protein translation is MTPVTPVTPAISRSDREVGAVLGSAAGDALGAPYEFGAAGELTARGAEMAGGGGWDPGEATDDTQMAVLVGESLLECGGLELADVFGRFQRWAAGHPKDIGLQTEDVLTNGEPWDSAAALHFQINARAAGNGSLMRSATSAVYFAPAGQRGTMDAARRIAALTHGDRAAWEGTAILHELVRVTLEGADPLAALPATLAAVHPDHRERYGRVLAPDWHPGLATEFNGAVWPCLGSAVWALRTTTGFAQAVRAAVDLGGDTDTVAAVTGILAGARYGRAAVPGHWTASLHVPLPGFGDRVLDADDLCTLAQRLAAAGSR